From the genome of Candidatus Roizmanbacteria bacterium, one region includes:
- a CDS encoding NUDIX hydrolase, with product MTSPIVLAFEDAKKNIALEAETIKAFQNRLKKNTTYLKSDGVADHFCVGVLVVNKKQKKMFVGHHIKSDHWMGAGGHMEKGESPLDTVIRECKEELGLEVIDATMFDLTHFDDVNRSDCMQHYDFFYRVELETLPNLTADKGEFHEAGWYSFDEVLNKKLLPKYRASLVKVFEM from the coding sequence ATGACCTCTCCGATCGTCCTCGCCTTTGAAGATGCGAAGAAGAATATTGCTCTCGAAGCAGAAACGATCAAAGCCTTTCAAAACCGACTGAAGAAAAACACGACCTATCTCAAGTCAGATGGCGTTGCCGATCATTTTTGTGTGGGCGTTCTCGTGGTAAATAAAAAACAGAAGAAGATGTTTGTTGGTCACCACATAAAGTCTGATCATTGGATGGGAGCGGGAGGCCACATGGAAAAGGGAGAATCTCCGCTTGATACCGTAATTAGAGAATGTAAAGAAGAATTAGGCCTCGAGGTTATTGATGCCACCATGTTTGATCTTACTCATTTCGATGATGTAAACAGATCCGACTGTATGCAGCACTATGATTTTTTCTATCGAGTGGAGTTAGAAACACTTCCTAACCTTACCGCCGACAAAGGAGAGTTTCATGAGGCTGGATGGTATTCCTTCGACGAAGTACTTAACAAAAAACTTTTACCAAAGTACCGAGCATCTCTCGTAAAAGTTTTTGAGATGTAG
- a CDS encoding CCA tRNA nucleotidyltransferase produces MIQLPAEIHAFMDIFINKGYRIYVVGGAVRNLLLGMDVINWDFTTNAKPEELKELFPDSFYNNTFGTVGIKFEGHVLEVTTHRKESDYSDARHPDTIEWAETIEEDLARRDFTINAIALHYIDSKPVLVDPYNGQEDLKQKRIVTVGDPDTRFAEDALRLMRAVRLTAELGFLLDEKTRDSMRNNATLINKVSGERIRDELLRIISSNNPAEGVLFLRSTGILEQILPELDACFTIEQKSPKRHHIYDVGTHLVMSLKHCPSKDPVTRLATLLHDIGKVQTYNKDETGLITFHNHEVVGDKLVQKIADRLKLSNKQKEKLVLLVKHHQFTVQEDQTDKAIRRFIRDVTKEYLQDMLDLRTGDRIGSGATPTSWRLDLFKKRLEEVQKHVFSITDLKIDGNDVMKQLNLKPGKQIGEILSKLFTEIEEGRLKNEKEALLSELKKIA; encoded by the coding sequence ATGATTCAACTACCAGCAGAGATTCACGCATTTATGGATATCTTTATCAATAAGGGATATCGTATTTATGTTGTAGGTGGAGCAGTTCGCAATCTTCTTCTTGGAATGGATGTTATTAACTGGGACTTCACCACCAACGCGAAGCCTGAAGAACTTAAAGAACTATTTCCAGATAGTTTTTATAACAATACATTCGGAACTGTGGGTATAAAGTTTGAAGGTCATGTGCTTGAGGTGACCACTCATCGAAAGGAAAGCGACTACTCTGACGCTCGTCATCCTGACACGATTGAATGGGCTGAAACGATTGAGGAGGACCTAGCTCGTCGTGATTTTACAATAAATGCAATAGCCCTTCACTATATTGATAGTAAACCGGTCTTGGTCGATCCTTACAATGGACAAGAAGATCTTAAGCAAAAACGTATAGTAACCGTTGGAGATCCAGATACTAGATTTGCTGAGGATGCACTTCGATTGATGCGAGCGGTTAGACTTACGGCTGAACTTGGTTTTCTCCTTGATGAAAAGACGAGAGATTCAATGAGAAATAATGCCACTCTAATCAATAAAGTTTCCGGTGAAAGAATACGAGATGAGCTTCTTAGGATAATTTCATCGAATAATCCTGCTGAGGGCGTTCTCTTCTTACGAAGCACGGGAATCTTAGAACAGATACTCCCCGAGCTTGATGCATGTTTCACTATAGAACAGAAGAGTCCCAAACGTCATCATATCTATGATGTTGGTACTCATTTAGTAATGTCTCTTAAGCACTGTCCATCAAAAGACCCTGTTACCAGACTGGCTACTCTACTACATGACATCGGAAAGGTTCAGACTTACAATAAAGATGAGACAGGACTCATTACCTTCCACAATCATGAGGTTGTTGGCGACAAACTTGTGCAAAAAATTGCTGACCGACTAAAGCTTTCCAATAAACAGAAAGAAAAGCTGGTCCTTCTTGTGAAACATCATCAGTTCACTGTCCAAGAAGATCAAACCGATAAGGCGATACGAAGATTTATTCGTGACGTTACTAAAGAATATCTTCAGGACATGCTCGACCTACGTACAGGAGATCGTATTGGTTCAGGTGCCACGCCAACTTCATGGAGACTCGATCTTTTCAAAAAACGTCTTGAGGAAGTTCAGAAACACGTATTTTCAATTACAGATCTAAAAATTGATGGAAATGACGTGATGAAACAACTCAATCTAAAACCAGGAAAACAGATTGGAGAAATTCTCAGTAAGTTATTTACCGAAATTGAGGAAGGAAGACTAAAAAATGAAAAGGAAGCTCTTCTCTCCGAGTTAAAAAAGATTGCCTAA
- a CDS encoding MBL fold metallo-hydrolase, with translation MKILTYPLGELQANCYFLIQDKDCVIIDPGDSADFILEEMSRNNLQVKAIIATHGHFDHVMAIGELKMSLNVPVYISSKDRFLLDRVEETAKYFLGHAPVVIPISDTIDLKGGQFQILNFKFQILETPGHTPGSVCIYIEEEGTLFTGDTLFKDGIGRYDFSYSNKQELYSSIKHLIKEFPEETLVYPGHGDPTTLGEEEKKLGNLF, from the coding sequence ATGAAAATTCTTACATATCCGTTAGGGGAGCTTCAGGCGAACTGCTACTTTTTGATTCAGGATAAAGACTGCGTGATTATAGATCCGGGAGACTCTGCAGACTTTATTCTTGAAGAAATGTCTCGAAACAATCTTCAAGTAAAGGCGATTATTGCGACGCATGGACACTTTGATCACGTGATGGCGATTGGGGAACTCAAGATGTCTCTGAATGTGCCCGTATATATATCGTCTAAAGATCGATTTTTACTAGATCGAGTAGAGGAGACGGCAAAGTACTTTCTCGGTCATGCTCCCGTAGTAATCCCCATCTCAGACACGATAGATTTAAAAGGTGGGCAATTTCAAATTTTAAACTTCAAATTTCAAATTTTGGAGACTCCCGGCCACACTCCAGGGAGTGTATGTATTTATATTGAAGAAGAAGGGACTTTATTCACAGGCGATACTCTTTTCAAAGATGGAATCGGTCGCTACGATTTCTCGTACTCAAACAAGCAAGAGCTATACTCTTCAATTAAACATTTAATTAAAGAGTTTCCTGAGGAGACGCTGGTGTATCCCGGTCATGGAGATCCGACAACGCTCGGTGAGGAAGAAAAGAAATTAGGCAATCTTTTTTAA
- a CDS encoding deoxyribonuclease IV: MYRIGAHVSIAGGHIKGIDRALEIGCNAVQIFCASPRGWNFAKIPDSDADAFSKFAIKQDVTPIYFHASYLINLADTGRIGTLSKQLLTHELKIASSMGVRGSIVHLGSYKDNGKNHKHLCDHISMILEKAPSDVEFIIENAGNRKIGKDIEEIAEIIEEVKDKRLKVCLDTCHLHAAGYDLSTEKSYEDFITVFDDKIGLDRLSVWHLNDSRDPFGSLRDRHDNLGEGLVGMDVFKHLLNHPKTKHIPVILEVPGFKGEGPDKQNVDIVKSLIV, translated from the coding sequence ATGTATCGAATTGGAGCACATGTATCTATAGCAGGAGGACACATAAAAGGTATAGACAGAGCTCTGGAGATTGGGTGTAATGCAGTTCAGATCTTCTGCGCTTCACCTCGAGGATGGAACTTTGCCAAGATTCCAGACAGCGACGCTGATGCCTTCTCGAAGTTCGCGATAAAACAAGATGTAACCCCAATTTATTTTCACGCCTCTTATCTCATTAACCTTGCGGACACCGGACGAATTGGAACGCTTTCCAAGCAACTCCTTACTCACGAACTCAAGATTGCATCGTCAATGGGGGTAAGGGGAAGCATCGTTCATCTCGGGTCATATAAAGATAATGGAAAGAATCACAAACATCTTTGCGATCACATCTCGATGATTCTTGAGAAGGCGCCATCTGACGTTGAGTTCATTATCGAAAATGCCGGAAACAGAAAGATAGGAAAAGACATAGAAGAGATTGCTGAAATTATTGAGGAGGTAAAGGATAAGCGTCTTAAAGTCTGCTTAGATACTTGTCACCTCCATGCAGCGGGATACGATCTGAGTACCGAGAAATCCTACGAAGACTTTATTACCGTATTTGATGACAAAATCGGACTGGACAGACTTTCGGTTTGGCATCTCAACGACAGTCGAGATCCGTTTGGCTCACTTAGAGATCGTCATGACAATCTTGGAGAAGGTCTTGTGGGAATGGATGTATTTAAGCATCTTCTGAACCACCCCAAGACCAAACATATTCCCGTCATTCTCGAGGTTCCTGGTTTTAAGGGTGAGGGTCCGGATAAGCAGAACGTTGATATTGTAAAGTCACTTATCGTATGA